AcactattttataattttttcagTTTCCTCTTAATCTAAAtctaatatacaatataaaatattttatttatatattaatatttattttaatataaaatatacaatattttagTCTTCTGTGTGTATATTGAATTTGATGCTCACAGTGGTGTGTTGCTTAGAGACAGCATTAATAATTGAACAAAGATATTCATACagttgggggctgatttactaaaaagctataaattctcatttttttatattgtcaAATTCGACTTAACTAGGTTccctgaatgtctaatatttactaagaAAAGTTACAAGGAAAAGTCATTTCGAGAAAAgtcgaaaaaaataacttttttgaattcaaaaaaattgagttttcgggtaaaacacagcaaaatctctaaagttttgagacaaaagaaagaacttcaaggaaagggaagggaaatTTGGcattgactagtgatgggcgaaatatttcaccagccatggattcgtggcgaatttccgcttttcgccaatggcggattgtttcgcgaaatggatgaaaaaattcacctcgcgacaaaagaatagtcgcgtgcgacagattcgctaatcactagcattgacttctacatgaactctgcAAGTTTTATCTGCTGAAttgttgaatttggatttttatccAATTTAAACATGTagaaaatcttggaaaagttgctgcgtttgtgtgactttttcaaaaaaatccgaatcgagtttaaaatacaaaatcgatggttagtaaatgagcaccTTAAACTCCACTTAGTATAgcataaagttttatttttcagtaCTGGTGTTTGAACAAGAATCTACAACAGAATATTTTAAAGTTATTCATGTTTATGGAATTATTTATTGTCTATCGTTATTTTTTTACCAGTCGTTTCAGATTCACAAAGCTCTTGTGCTGTTGGGATTTGTTACAATGCTAAAAAGAGGTTTTTCAAATCATTAAGGCCCTCctccaaaacaattctattgggtttttaatgtttaactgtCATTAGTGTCTTAAAGGTATGATACTCCAACTTGTGAAGAGATCTCTTTGGGTTCCAACCATTCcatataagagatcccataccttaatatatatatatatataggtataggacccattatccagaatgctcgggaccaagggtattccggatgttttgcatccaataaggattaattatatcttagttggaatcaattacaaggttgtgttttatttctacatagaaaaaggaagtcagttttaaaattctgaattatttgattaaaatgtgagacgggcattctgtaattcggagctttctggataacgggtttccggataaggggtccgatacttgtgtgtatatatatatatatatatatatgtaacattcAGCCAGATTATAGTGGATGGCCATTCTCTGTGGCAGTTGCCTATTGCAAAACCTTACTAGAGATTATTAGCCCATGGACATCAGTCTGTGACTTACATCATAAGTGAGTTTTTTCATTAGCAGAAAAGTTAAAATGTGATGTGAAATTAATAATATGGGGAAAGAAGGGATATGGAGAAAGGATTTAACCTTTTTTCATGAACGTTAAATAGTTTACCAATAAAGATTCATGAGACTGTGATGGGTTtttcatcatctcatcatcatcatcaagccCAATAGTTTTGACAGTGTCTATCGGTCTTCATGTCATTTGgccctttacttttttttttttgctttttttttaatacattaggCTTCATTTACCAAGTGGCAACCAGGTACAAAGCGCAAGTCCCCATATTTTTCTTATTATGCACTTTGCCAAGCCAAAGGTATGCTATTTTGTAGATCTTTTACACAGATCATTTTTGGCAGTGTGTGATTGTTTAGAAAAGGTCtcttgcacctattgatgcagcccaCTGTGGAATTCAGGGTGGCAGCAGTTGCAGGATTCCCTGGCATTAATAGGTGCACTTGTACATTATTCATCAGAGCAGACTAAGTGCAGGGCCAGATTTGTAAgctgggtgccccgaggccgccccctgtccgtcgtcccccccccccccagcgcatgCGCGCACCCCACCCATGCGACTGGTCTTTTCAattgcatacagagcagtgggggagaggtccccattgctccatatacaagaaaaactttaatattttggtgcagcggggtggcatgccgccccccaaatTGTACCACCCTAGACCTGGgcttttgtggcctttccacaaatccgggcttgACTAAGTGAGCACATTAAGGTTTAGTGCAGCTATATGGAAGGGCAAATAGCATGTTTGGATGTGAGTACCTTTACTGAATTGCACAACATTTAGTTAACAGACAACttaattatttgttattattccatttcttttctttgtaaaaattattCTAGGGTTGGCCAGTAAGCACAAGTGGTTATATTGAGATCCCTTACTGGCTACTTTAGCTATGGCAGAAATGCTATAAGAGTTGGACATGGTTACATGTGATAACATCATTGGTTTTCTATATCCTTCAATAACCTTACAACTAACAACTGCTGAACCTCCCTGGTGGTTCCTTTACCACTGAGTCTTTAGGTAGACTTGAGGGTTATACATAATAATGTGCAAGTATTTAATCACAAAGGTGCTGAAGGTCTCTGGCGAATATTAGTAAtgagtagaatttttttttagctgcctaAGGTGGCTCTGAACCTCTTGGGGAGCCTGCAATGAATGTTAAACATTCCATCATACTGCCGCCAGGACTAATTATTGAAAGTAATCagtatataattttaaatggcaaCAAAGAAATATGTAAAGAATTAAAGTACAATACCGACCATCCATAGTTCAAAGACTGGAGATATCCTAGTATTATAAGTGAATATACATTAGCAATAAATACACTGTTGTTACCATTAAACAAACACATCCCATAACAACTTCAATTATACACAGTTGAACTGTCCTTTAGTGCATTTTATCAGAACTGGACCTTCTCTTAATAATGCCAAACAATGTTGTTTGTTGTTGTGATGTAAATAACCTTTTATAGAATCTATTTTTAATGGGATAGATCCTTGGAACCCAACTACCCCAGGTATACTTGAATTCCTGCAAGAACGTTGAGAGTACATTTGTCGGCATTGCCAGCTAAGAGAAGAGAAGACTGATAATTGAGCCctcgaatttccattttttaaaaggaaGCTGATAAAATTGTCTCATCAATTAGATCTCTGTCTCCTTGGTGGGACTGACCATTAGTCCCACCAGTTTTGtaatttgaattttattgattttccaGGAAAAGAGAAAGACAAAAGATATACAACATATCAACTGTATACGAAATGGCAACTTTAACATCTTAGGTGTGATATAGACTTATTATTGATTGCTTTTGTAGCTCAATGCTTGTTTACTTATGCTATTATGGTTGTTGCTCGCTATTGTTGAGCTGTATTGGATTGATCAACTGAGTCATATCTTAGAAAGGATGAGGGTAGAAAGTCTCTAGTGATTATGCTGGGATTCATTTTCTATAGTAAATAAACTGGCACATTGGGGCATGTAAAATGtgtagtggagcttacaatctaaggtccctataacattcacacaaACTAGAGTCAGTTATATTAGGAGACATttgacctgcctgtatgtatttggggtGTGGAAGAAAACAGAGTTACATACAGACTAACAGCTGgcagaataaataaaatacagatttCAAATAATACCCCAGAATTATTATGGATGAAATAGTGGAAAATCTTTAATATCCCAATTTATTTATATTGGCTTTAGGattctgtttaaaaatgtttgtataaAGTTTACATTTCATTCttcattaaatactttttttactaatgctcatttttatttttttacaattcttAATTTTTAGTGCAACTTTTTCTGAGATTTAGtatgtgtcaaaatggctaaaaatcagaattcgacaatttaccagctaaaacttgccaatatcatgtagaagtcaatggcagatgtcccttctcttccttgaaagatctttatttgcttcaaaactttagaggttttcggattttttgACACtgatgtgtgacaaaaaaaaagtaaaggttaggccgacaattcaaaaaagttgcagttactACACGGCCTTTTtatagttcagactttttagtaaatgtcagacattcgtgggaAATGCGATAATTtggattttaaaaataaaaaaaattagaaatgttaaagttttagtaaatctgtcgcaGCATTTTTTTAATCAATCCACCCAATTCTATTATCCATCTCAGAACTATGAACAAATCAGCTACAGTGATATTCACAATTGGTGTGGACACATTTTCTGACCTAGATGTTTATTTGTCCTGAATAATCTTTCTTTCATACACTGAATCAAAATTTCTGGCATGTCTAAAACCAAGAATTTCCAAACTTTCATTTGgctttaatatataaaatcttagtacaggtgtaaaataaatgatccagaaacacattatcagAAATCCATttgaatccattttaagcaaataatacataataattattacaagtatttcctttttctttgtaataataaaacattacctggtatgtaaccccaactaagatataattaccccttattgggggcagaacagtcctattgggtttatttcatggttaaatgattcccttttctctgtaataataaaacagtacctgtacttgatcccaactaagatataattaccccttattggggcagaacagccctattgggtttatttaatggttagatgattcccttttctctgtaataataaaacagtacctgcacttgatcccaactaagatataattaccccttattggggcagaacacccctattgggtttatttaatggttaaatgattcccttttctctgtaataataaaacagtacctgtacttgatcccaactaagatataattaccccttattggggcagaacagccctattgggtttatttcatggttaaatgattcccttttctctgtaataataaaacagtacctgtacttgatcccaactaagatataattaccccttattgggggcagaacacccctattgggtttatttcatggttaaatgattcccttttctctgtaataataaaacattacctgtacttgatcccaactaagatataattaccccttattggggcagaacagccctattgggtttatttcatggttaaatgattcccttttctctgtaataataaaacagtacctgtacttgatcccaactaagatataattaccccttattgggggcagaacacccctattgggtttatttcatggttaaatgattcccttttctctgtaataataaaacattacctggtatgtaaccccaactaagatataattaatatacatTAAGGGGTGCATTTAATAAAAGTGTGATTGTTTTGGGGGTCAGGCTTTTTTTTCGGCGGAAACCCAAATTTGTAATTGGAAATCAAGTGCAACTTTTCCGCGAttcattatgtgacaaaaccacgAAAATTCCGAATGAAAAAGCCAaatctgtcaagatcatgtaaaagtcaaaggcagatgtccattttacatttggaagatctttctttgcttcatggttttagatgttttcaggttttttttttaattctgggtTTTTtgcgacaatacgaaaaagtcagtTATCATATGACAagttaaaaaagttgtggttttcatgacttttctgcaatttttttaattcgttctttttcagttcaaatcttttgataaatgactggcattttttcgtggtttcaaacaaatataaatccgaaataattaaattttaataaatccaCCCCATAAAGTATGATGAtgccttatccaaaaaaaaacccctagtCATGAGTATTCTGGAGAATAGGTCTCATGCCTGTCCCTTCTTCCACGGGTTTTCTGAGGTCTGATTTATAGACTGTTAGAGAATAAATGTTTATTAGTGAATCTTTGGTATACGCAGCAACGTTTGAGCAGAGGTACAGCATGAAGACAGTAacagctatttgtcatggctacagaaatagccAATAGCTgatttatttactgataattgtctctacgtgtgcagaggcaattctcagtattgtctatggctgggaAACCCAACCTTTTATGCCCATGatctacattcaaatggaaaaaaaatgttggagagcaacacaagcatgaaaaaggttcctggaggtgccaataagagctatacttgactacttaatagcccctatgtggactggcagcctacagaagactctgtttgacattatacttggtttttatgcaacccaaACCTCCTTACTTctgtctccttaccagaaattcaaaaatgagcacctgctttggggacactgagggaaacatccaaggggttggggagaaacatggtactcatgagccactggttggcaaTAGATTTTCTTATCGCCTCAAGTATCTATAACATTGTTTAACTGAAACTTTCAGTTAATAATTTTAGGGCAatcaagcaacatttttcttttttttattatttaactttttattggTGAAGagttgttaaaaataaaacagatacaTGAGGTAATATATGAGATAAAGGGAAAAAGCATAGATGCCACATAATATGCAATACAATTGTTACAGATTGATTGGGACTTCAACCAGTTATACAAATATCAAAGGAATAAAAAAGAAAGgagaatataaaataaagcattacattcaacttgttaaaaaaaaaaagagaagaaagggAGTAGGAAGAAAAAGACAATACAGTAGGAAGAAACCAATTAAGCTATCAGAACCCTGTCTCATTTTAAAAATAGTCCCTGAGACATATTGCAGGTGTAGAAATATACTCTCTTATATCTAACATAGTATGATGAAGAGTTTTGATGATCTAGCCGAAAGGAATCCTTCGGCATATTTACTGGTATTCCATGTATTCCGTTTTGAGTGATATTTATGCAGGAGATGGTTATTCCTGGAATTATAGTATTCCATAGTGTTGTTACTATTGATTAAAGATTTTATATCCTTTAATGTCGGTATATCTGTTGATTTCCAATTTCTTGAAATTAGTAACCTGGATGCTGCTAACACATGTACTATGAGACATTTTTTATTCCAAGTAATTTGGTTTCAAGTTTTACAGGGCAGTTCTGGGTGATTTTTTGAGGACTATCTGGGATAGATCTGATAAAATGAGAATATTAAAGACCAAAAATCAGAAATCTTAATTGAATCCCACCATATGTGGGGAAAGGTTCCAGTTCCAAGTCTGGTTACAGTTTCTCCAGCACTTATTGGATGACGTGGCAGGAAACGTTCTGTAAATTTTTGCATGGGTCATATACCATCTGTACATTAATTTAACACTGGATTCAAGAAGGTGAATTGATGTAAAGATTAGTAAAGTAAAGAAAAGGCGTTGTTCCAGTTGATTAGATCAATATAAGTGTTGATTTTGGATTCCAGTTTTTTTATATAGGGTTCCACTTGTGTGTTTATCTCCAAAAGTATACTATAATATTGAGTAATTATTGATGGATGCTGTATTAAAGTGATAAGCCTGTTTTGATCTTTTGATAAGGTTTTTAACTTTTGTAGTGAATGAGCCCGATAAGTTGCTTGATAAGTGAAGTTGCTTGATAATTGCAAATAGGAGAAAAAGTTTGAACTTAGAACATTCACTTCCTCAGGTAAGCAAAGAGTTCAAATACtgatttttggaaaaaatctGAAAAGGTATTGGTATTCATTTGTTTCCATGGTGTTAAGTTCAAGTTGTCAATTAGTCTGTGAAACCAAAGTAGGGGAAAAGAAGGGTGTAGGCCATTCTTTAAATGGTCTGAGTCTCTGTATAAGTCCCAAAATTTCACTGAGGCTATAGTGGAGGACAAATAGGTTTTAGGTACATTTCTTAATTGGGGAggccacatttttcttgcatttactttGATCagtggttaaaaaaacaaacatgtgaCTGACCCTTACtcatagaggcccatttatcaacattctcattttcatagTTTTAGACgtttttttaaaccatgcaaaaaaacattttctctaaaataatGAATGCCAGAAATGTACCCCAAAATCTCTAAATCCATGAAGTGAAGAAAGATAATccaattgaaaaaggacagctgtctttgacttctaaatgaccttgacagcttttacatggtgaatttttactGTCAGATTTTTGGGGGTTATGTATAATAAATTGTATAATAAATTCATTGTATTtgaatgcaaaaaatatgaattatgaaaaaactttagtaaatgggtCCCATAGTGAATTGAGAATGCTCCTGTTCAGATTATAAGTTTATTGAGTGGTATTAGCTTAACGCTTTTCCAAAATAAAAAAGCTAAACATCTGTGTCTTACTTTATTTAGagaagattgaaattctctatttttaagtgtgtaaataagaggatttagcacagggcccaggacaatgtacagcagtgaaaAAAACTTGTCTCTTTGTAGGGAATAACTTTTTTGGGGTTTTAAATACAAGCAAaatactgtcccataaagggttatcacacaggccaggtgagaagcacaggtagaaaaggctttttgtctcccctctgaggattgtattttcaggatagcagagatgataaatatgtatgagatcaGAGTAAGAAGAAAGGCGTTGAAAAAAAGCAATGCCCCttcaatgtaaaataaaagttccacactaaaagtgctgctgcaggaaagttgcaGCAATGGTGAGatgtcacagaaaaaatggttaataagatgggaagcacaatatgatagtttagatataaaaGTAACATGGCCGACAGGGTcaacaaacccaacagtgaatgctgcagttataagcccagcacagtgtttcctgctcattcgggcaatgtaatgaaggggatcacagatggcaacataacgatcatatgccatggccgtcaggagaaaaaattcactggcagccaagaacacaaaaacatacaattgagtcatacaccccaagaatgaaatgttattttgttgtgtgagaagaatatgtagcaaattgggTAGaatatttgaggtggaagaaatgtctatgagtgaaaggttcagcaagaatatgtacatgggggtgtgtaagtgaggattgcatgaaatgactaagaatatgatgagatttcccagcagaatgatgagatagattccaaggaatagcataaaaagagagatttgaagctcaggagtatcagagaacccttggatgatgaatcctgaaacattttcttgaaTTCCTGTGCCCATTTGTTCAAAGCTTCCTTCCTGTGCAGAAAGCAAATATTCAGGCCTCCTTCCACATGGTGTTACTGGTACTGATTACCTACACCCTCAGCCAGCCACCCACACTCTCACTCACCTGTGGCAGACAGCCCTAAAAAATATTATGGGACAGACAGGATAGAAGCACCTACAATCACAGGGTCGACTGTATGGTATTAAGAGTTGATATTTGCAAAAATATAGATTAGGAGATAAAAGCAACAAATATACTGCACctgatttgcaaatattttggcacATATAGGGGCTTAATTTTCAATCTTGTGAAttccagtttgtttttctaaaatgaataaaCTCGCAAATCGAAAACTCGTGCTACTAGAAAACtagaatatctcaaatttttcgagtttacaaactctaaataatggaaaaactagaaaaatttgagtttgaaaatacggcttgactttgcctaggacaaatccCATTTTCTTCAGTAGAAACTTGAGAAAGTCAAAGAAAAAGCCAACTCCCTTACATTAGAAGTACgatatttaaaaatgttcctttACAGCCTTGAGTGCAACTACAATCAGGTGTATATAATTCATTAAACAATCTAGAAAAGTGACCTGTTACTATTAATGATAAAGTGCATGTGCTTAGATAATGCTCAATTATTTAAGC
The sequence above is a segment of the Xenopus tropicalis strain Nigerian chromosome 7, UCB_Xtro_10.0, whole genome shotgun sequence genome. Coding sequences within it:
- the LOC105945350 gene encoding olfactory receptor 8H1-like; protein product: IQGFSDTPELQISLFMLFLGIYLIILLGNLIIFLVISCNPHLHTPMYIFLLNLSLIDISSTSNILPNLLHILLTQQNNISFLGCMTQLYVFVFLAASEFFLLTAMAYDRYVAICDPLHYIARMSRKHCAGLITAAFTVGFVDPVGHVTFISKLSYCASHLINHFFCDISPLLQLSCSSTFSVELLFYIEGALLFFNAFLLTLISYIFIISAILKIQSSEGRQKAFSTCASHLACVITLYGTVFCLYLKPQKSYSLQRDKFFSLLYIVLGPVLNPLIYTLKNREFQSSLNKSINQTSENPWKKGQA